The following are from one region of the Myxocyprinus asiaticus isolate MX2 ecotype Aquarium Trade chromosome 2, UBuf_Myxa_2, whole genome shotgun sequence genome:
- the nitr3a gene encoding novel immune-type receptor 3a, with amino-acid sequence MMFKVLFTLILSMFAYGECEKENIIYQHPLIVAELGGSVNIPCFYSFSDLIHIVSWYKQPVGKKPLLIAYLEYRSRDLTYRNGFDKVNRYFIRIGTGSLNLSIINLEEYDLTTYYCAVGFMNIIQFGDGTVLVHDADSASSTTVHKKPVLDVKVYPGDSVSLQCSVTVITEICAGEYSVYWFRHGWGYFHPRIIYTHRNMSDHCMRRSENGSLNRNCVYSLPKRELKASDDGIYYCAVDACGKLHYGNGTKLTIKASPALSFWNPIVLTLLTICIISMIVIIFLVRLIQYNHKKAKGTKKQPSQQRNQTDDTDALNYAALSIPKRPTISKSPPVKSSQEETIYSQMTSSDNY; translated from the exons ATGATGTTCAAGGTGTTGTTTACCCTCATTCTCTCTATGTTTGCAT ATGGGGAATGTGAAAAAGAGAATATTATCTACCAGCATCCTTTGATAGTTGCTGAACTTGGAGGCAGTGTGAATATACCTTGCTTTTATTCCTTTTCAGACTTGATACATATTGTTTCATGGTATAAACAGCCTGTTGGCAAGAAACCACTTCTTATTGCGTATTTAGAATATCGCTCAAGAGACCTAACATATCGAAATGGCTTTGACAAGGTCAATCGATATTTTATTAGAATTGGAACTGGCTCTCTTAATTTGAGCATTATAAACTTGGAGGAATATGATTTAACAACCTATTACTGTGCTGTGGGTTTCATGAACATTATTCAGTTTGGAGATGGGACGGTTTTGGTCCATG ATGCAGATTCTGCCAGCAGCACCACTGTTCACAAGAAGCCTGTATTAGATGTTAAAGTTTATCCAGGAGACTCAGTGTCTTTGCAATGTTCGGTGACAGTCATCACTGAGATCTGTGCAGGAGAATACAGTGTCTACTGGTTCAGACATGGATGGGGATATTTTCATCCAAGAATCATTTACACCCACAGAAACATGAGTGATCATTGTATGAGGAGATCAGAGAACGGCTCTCTTAATCGCAATTGTGTCTATAGTCTCCCTAAGAGGGAACTCAAAGCAAGTGATGATGGGATTTATTACTGTGCTGTTGATGCATGTGGGAAGTTACACTATGGAAATGGAACTAAATTGACTATTAAAG CATCTCCAGCTTTGTCCTTCTGGAATCCAATTGTTCTAACCCTGTTAACAATCTGCATCATATCCATGATTGTGATCATTTTTCTAGTGAGACTGATACAATATAATCACAAAAAAG CCAAAGGAACCAAGAAACAACCCAGTCAACAAAGGAATCAG ACTGATGACACAGATGCCTTGAATTATGCAGCCTTAAGTATTCCCAAAAGGCCTACCATCTCAAAAAGTCCTCCGGTTAAAAGCAGCCAAGAAGAGACCATTTATTCACAGATGACTAGTTCAGATAATTACTAG
- the nitr7b gene encoding novel immune-type receptor 7b, which produces MILSAKPLIFFLIGVIFIKWISPAIVKTVGSGTSVSLLCSNILTEPSYIAWFKQTKNGSLPFCVVTQFTYKSQADPIYFNGFKMNHIEMAVNDTISSLKIVNAEVSDSGIFFCGSFLRNHMVFHNSTQLVVNGIDQSIDVIPNNPEKDTDVTEVSSGSCNVYYTLTLILSCLVLLPTVLAIVVLIRMKERNKQTEDVGTQSPYHHEEEQNLDLNYAALSFAKKKSRRPVRSMREVETNVVYAATR; this is translated from the exons GTGTCATCTTTATTAAATGGATATCTCCAGCTATTGTGAAAACGGTGGGCAGTGGAACTTCTGTCTCTCTTCTGTGTTCAAACATCTTGACAGAGCCCAGTTATATAGCCTGGTTCAAGCAGACCAAAAATGGTTCTCTACCATTTTGTGTTGTAACTCAATTTACGTACAAATCTCAGGCTGATCCTATTTATTTTAACGGCTTTAAAATGAATCACATAGAAATGGCAGTGAACGACACAATTTCATCTCTGAAGATTGTGAATGCGGAGGTCTCTGACTCTGGTATCTTTTTCTGTGGAAGTTTTCTGAGAAACCACATGGTATTTCACAATTCAACACAATTAGTGGtcaatg GGATTGATCAGTCCATAGATGTAATTCCAAATAATCCAGAAAAGGATACTG aTGTGACAGAAGTATCTTCGGGATCCTGCAATGTCTATTATACACTGACACTGATTTTGAGTTGCTTGGTTTTGCTTCCCACTGTTCTTGCGATTGTAGTCTTAATTAGGATGAAGGAAagaaacaagcagacagaag ATGTTGGCACCCAGTCCCCGTATCATCATGAAGAG gaGCAAAATCTCGACTTGAATTATGCAGCTCTAAGTTTCGCCAAGAAGAAGAGCAGGAGACCAGTAAGAAGTATGAGGGAGGTGGAGACAAATGTTGTGTATGCTGCAACAAGATGA